In Cryptomeria japonica chromosome 10, Sugi_1.0, whole genome shotgun sequence, a genomic segment contains:
- the LOC131071507 gene encoding trihelix transcription factor ENAP2, giving the protein MASDDDEFRNVNLSSRCEWHPETVSRLLNSYGEKCSHGKGYLKTKDWEDIVNYVNIQCEGSKTLKTMKQCREKVDSLKRRYKLEKRKAELRGSSHVDWSFYEKLDEIMCCMKKNGGGTSTALSSEGHSFELVEPLDFDEGFENDNIHHQNFLSYAHHNRLDLIVPDNPVADKGKSLLENTDGLCDVVLNAVDLPSNNKRRKPSKDFQRMSGKKQKRPVNSEKNPVQALADALVGFSEVYSRMEVAKIELFTKMNLELAKLRKRRRKDKNSGESSGFSSCSAYSSSAPSSSDSDGE; this is encoded by the coding sequence ATGGCCAGCGACGATGACGAATTTCGCAACGTAAATCTGAGCTCACGTTGCGAATGGCATCCGGAAACAGTATCCCGCCTGCTCAACAGCTATGGCGAAAAATGCTCCCACGGAAAAGGCTACCTCAAGACCAAAGACTGGGAGGACATCGTCAATTACGTCAACATACAGTGCGAGGGCTCCAAAACCCTAAAAACCATGAAGCAGTGCAGAGAAAAAGTCGACAGCCTTAAAAGGCGCTACAAGCTGGAGAAAAGAAAGGCCGAGCTCCGGGGATCGAGTCACGTGGATTGGTCGTTTTACGAAAAGCTTGATGAAATCATGTGTTGTATGAAAAAAAACGGCGGCGGAACTTCAACGGCTTTGTCATCTGAAGGTCACTCGTTCGAGCTCGTGGAGCCCCTGGATTTTGACGAGGGATTTGAAAATGATAATATTCATCATCAGAATTTTTTGAGCTATGCCCATCATAACCGGCTTGATCTGATTGTACCGGACAATCCGGTTGCGGACAAGGGCAAGAGTTTGCTGGAAAATACGGATGGACTCTGCGATGTAGTGCTGAATGCCGTAGATTTGCCTTCAAATAACAAGAGGAGGAAGCCGTCGAAGGACTTTCAGAGAATGTCCGGGAAGAAACAGAAACGGCCGGTAAATAGCGAGAAAAATCCTGTCCAGGCTCTAGCGGATGCGTTGGTTGGGTTTTCTGAGGTTTACAGCCGTATGGAAGTCGCCAAAATAGAGCTTTTTACTAAGATGAATTTAGAGCTCGCTAAATTGCGTAAGAGGAGAAGGAAAGATAAAAACAGCGGCGAGTCTTCAGGCTTTAGTTCTTGTTCCGCTTATTCTTCAAGCGCTCCGTCTTCTTCGGATTCAGATGGAGAATAG